CCCGGTCACTGGCTGCCCGGGAGGTGTCCGCGTCAAGGACGCGCGTAAGGGGCGTAACGCGGCATTGCGCTGGGGCCTTCGCTCAGGCATGCTCCGGGGTCAACGCGCCACCGGTGACCGCTACTCCTGCCTGGGCAAGGGGGGAGTGCAGCCGTACCCTTTGGGTATGGGACTTGGGAAGACGATTCCCAGTCGTCATTCGTGCAGGCACCAGCTGAATCCGAGAGAGCCGCAAGCCGTCCGTCGTCCCTCTGCACAGAGGACTCACTTCGCCGAGACACTCATGGCAGGACACGAGATCCCTGACCCAGCAGACCGCAGGCAGATCGCCGATTCCACGGCGGTGCCCGAAGCGGCGGACGACGCACGCCACTCCTGCGATCCGGCTTTCCAGCACGGCGTCGTGGTGGGCTTCGACGGCTCGATGTCGAGCGAGCGCGCGCTCGCCTACGCCATCGGCATGGCCTACCGCTCCGGCTCCGGTCTGATCATCGTCCATGTGGCGAACCGGCTGCCGACCACCGTGTGGGCGGGCTGTGAGCCGCCCGTCTTCGTCGACGTCCCCGACCACCGCACCGAGGTCCTCGGGCTCGAACTCGCCTGTGCCGAGCATCTGTCGGAGGTCCCCTGGATCCTCGTCGAGCGCGGTGGCGACATCTGCCACGAGCTGGAGGAGGTCGGCAGGGAGTACGCCGCCGACGCCATCGTGGTGGGCTCGACGCACGGTCTGGTCGGCCGCATCTTCGGCTCGGTGGCCGGGCGGCTGGCGCGCCGCGCCCAGCGCCCCGTCGTCGTGGTGCCCTGAGCCGTTCGTGGGGTCCTGAGTCGCTGACGTCCTGGCCCGCGGGTGAGCGGCGCGTGCCGTCTCGTGCCGTGGTGGAGCCCCGCTCGATTCGTGGTGGACCCCCGCACGGGCGGGGGAAGAGGCACACTCGCGGGGCGGGCGCGACAGGGGTTATCGGGCCCAACCAGACGGTGTGTACGGGGAGTTCGGGATAAGAACGGCGATAAATCTACCCAGCCGTAGGGGTGGATTGTGAGCTTGTGAGGGGCATACAGAGGACACACGGGTGACCGTGAGCCCTAGGCGCGCTGCCGGGCGGGAGGTGACGGTCCCGTACGGCGGCCCACCCGCCGGCGTAATGGGCGACGCCGGCACAGGGGAGGCGGGATCCCGCGCGGTTGGTGGCCCGCGCGGGATTCCGCCCATTCTTTTGCCCCCGCCTCACACCGCTCTTCGCGTCCGGCTCACTCTTCGCATCCGGCTCACTCCACGGTGACGGCTCACTCCACGGTGACGGACTTGGCGAGGTTGCGGGGCTTGTCGATGTCCCGGCCCAGCGTCAGCGCCGTGTGGTAGGCGAGCAGCTGGAGGGGGATGCCCATCAGGATCGGGTCCAGCTCGTCCTCGTTCTTGGGGACGAGGATCGTGTGATCGGCCTTCTCCTGCTCCTGGTGCGCCACGGCCAGGATCCGGCCGCTGCGGGCCTTGATCTCCTCCAGCGCGGCCCGGTTCTTCTCCAGCAGGTCGTCGTCGGGCACGATCGCGACCGTCGGCATCGCCGGCTCGATCAGCGCGAGCGGGCCGTGCTTCAACTCGGAGGCGGGGTACGCCTCGGCGTGGATGTAGGAGACCTCCTTGAGCTTGAGGGACGCCTCCAGCGCGACCGGGAAGCCGCGCACCCTGCCGATGAAGAGCATCGAGTGCGCCTCGGCGTACTCCTGGGCGAGCTTCGCGATCTCCTCCTCCTGCGCCAGGATCTCGGCGATCTGGCCGGGAAGCCTGCGCAGGCCCTCGATGATGCGCTTGCCGTCCTTGACCGACAGGTCGCGGGTGCGGCCCAGGTGCAGCGCGAGCAGGCCGAAGGAGACGACGGTGTTGGTGAAGCACTTGGTGGAGACGACGCAGATCTCGGGCCCGGCGTGGACGTACACCCCGCCGTCCGCCTCGCGGGCGATCGCCGAGCCGACGACGTTGATGACGCCGAGGACGCGGGCGCCCTTGCGCTTCAGCTCCTGGACGGCGGCCAGCGCGTCGTAGGTCTCGCCCGACTGGGAGACGGCGATGTAGAGCGTGTCGGGGTCGACGACCGGGTTGCGGTAGCGGAACTCGCTGGCGGGCTCGGCGTCGGCGGGGATCCGGGCCAGCTCCTCGATCATCTGGGCGCCGATCATGCCCGCGTGGTACGAGGTGCCGCAGCCGAGGATCTTCACCCGGCGCACGGCGCGGGCATCGCGCGGGTCGAGGTTGAGGCCGCCCAGGTGCACCGTCGCGAAGCGGTCGTCGATCCTGCCGCGCAGCACGCGGTCCACCGCGTCGGCCTGCTCGGCGATCTCCTTGTGCATGTAGGTGTCGTGGCCGCCCATGTCGTACGACTCGGCGGCGTACTCCACCGTCTCGGGCGAGGAGGAGGTGCGCGAGCCCTCGGTGGTGTACGTGCGGTAGTCGCCGGCCTTGATGGTGGCCATCTCGCCGTCGTCCAGGGTGACGACCTGACGGGTGTGCGAGACGAGGGCCGCGACGTCGGAGGCCACGAACATCTCGTTCTCGCCGATGCCCAGGACGACGGGGGAGCCGTTGCGGGCCACCACGATGCGCTCGGGGAAGTCGGCGTGCAGCACGGCGATGCCGTAGGTGCCCTCGATGTGGCGCAGCGCTTCCTGGACGCGGGCCTCCAGGCGCTCGCCCTGGGCGCGGGCGATCAGATGGGCCAGGACCTCGGTGTCGGTGTCGGAGACGAAGGTGACACCGTCAGCGGTGAGCTTGGCGCGCAGCTCGGCGGCGTTGTCGATGATGCCGTTGTGGACGACGGCGACCTTCTCCTCCGGGTCGAGGTGCGGGTGCGCGTTGACGTCGTTGGGGGCGCCGTGGGTGGCCCATCGGGTGTGGGCGATGCCCGAGGTGCCGGCGAAGCGCTTGGGTACGCGCTCTTCCAGGTCGCGCACCCGGCCCTTGGCCTTCGCCGTCTTGAGGCCGGCCGGCTTGCCGCCGCTGGTGACCTGGATGGCGATCCCGGCCGAGTCGTAGCCGCGGTACTCCAGCCGCTGGAGGCCCTCCAGCAGGAGCGGGGCGGTATCACGCTTGCCGATATATCCCACGATTCCGCACATGCTGCTGATGCCTGCCTCTCGTCGTGCTGTGGTGCTGTCGCTCTTCTGGGTGTGCTTCGTGCTCTTGGGTGGTGCTTCGCGTCTCTGGGTGTGCTCCGCGCCGGGTGGTTCAGCCGTGTCAGCCGTGTCAGCCGTAGACGATGCGGCGCAGCTGTCTGAGGGACAGCGGGAGCGGCGCGACGGCGCGGTGGGGCAGCTCGGTCTCGATACGGGTGAAGATCTCCGGGTTCGCCAGCCCCTTGGCCTGGAGCTCGCGGTGGCGGCGCCGGACGAACTCAGGTGTCGTCTCGTCGAAATACGCCAGGACGTCCAAAATCACCCGGACCGCCTCGCCGCGCTGGAGCGACGTGGTGCGGACCAGGTGATCGACGAGGTCGTCATGAACGGGCGTCCGGGCTTCGAGCACCCGACGATACTGCTGGCTCGACGGCCCGATAGCAAGAAATCTGCCCGATTCCGGGCACGGCGTGGCGTCGTCCCGGGGCGAGCGTGCCGTGTTCCGGGGCGAGCGTGCCGTGCCCGGCGCCGTCAGGGGCGGTTACGCGGGCTTCTTCTCCGAGGCGGCGGGGTGGTCGGCGGTGGGGTAGTCGGCGCTGAGGGTGAGGTCGCGCCAGGTGTCGAAGGTGGTCTTGAGCGTGCCGAGCCGGGCCGAGGCGATGTCGTACGCGGCCTTGCCGAGCAGCAGCCGCAGCGGCGGGTCCTCCGCCTCCACCGCGGTGATGACCGCGTCGGCGGCGCGTGCGGGGTCACCGGGCTGGTGGCCGTAGGTGGCGAGGGTTGCCGCACGGCGTGCGCCCGCGGTCTCGGCGTAGTCGTCGATGCGGACCCGCGACTGGCGCATGGAGGGGCCGGACCAGTTCGTACGGAACGCGGCAGGCTCCACGATCGTCACCTTGATACCCAGCGGACCGACCTCGGCTGCCAGCGACTCCGACAGGCCCTCCACGGCGAACTTGGTCGCGTGGTAGTAGCCCGTGGCCCCGAAAGCGGCGAGGCCCCCGAGCGAGGAGACGTTGACGATGTGGCCCGCGCGGCGGGCGCGCATGCCCGGCAGGACCGCCCTGGTGACGTCGGCCAGGCCGAGGACGTTGGTGTCGAACAGCGCGCGGACCTCCTCGTCCTCGCCCTCCTCGACGGCGGCCAGATAGCCGTAGCCGGCGTTGTTGACCAGGACGTCGATGGAGCCGAAGGCGGCTTCCGCCTGTTCGACCGCCTGCTCGACCTGGTCCTTTGCTGTGACATCGAGCGGCAGGGGCAGGGCGCGTCCGGGGTGGGCGGCGGCCAGGTCGGCCACCTGTGCGAGGTCGCGGGCGGTGACGACGGCCCGATGGCCGCGCCCCAGGACGGCGGTGGCCAGCGCCCGGCCCAGGCCCGTCGAGCAGCCGGTGATGAACCAGACGGGGGTGGTGGCGCTGTTGGGGGTGGTGGGGGTGTCGCTGGCGGGCATCGGGTGGTGTCCTTCCGGGGGAGGGGAGGGGAGGGGAGGGGAGGGGAGGGGAGGGGAGGGGGTTCGGGGGACTGAGGGGCTGAGGGGATTGAGGGGTCAGGACTGGCCTGGGCGGGGTGGGGGCTGGTGCTGTGCCGGCTCTCGCCGGGTGGCGTTGGCGGGGGCGTCGGCGGTGAGGCTGCCCAGCAGGGACAGCGCCTCTTCCGACGGGCTGTCCGGGGCGGCCTGGTAGACGATGAGCTGCTGGCCGGGAGCGCCGTTCACCGTCAACGACTCGTAGTCCAGCGTCAGCTCGCCGACCAGCGGGTGGCGGAAGCGCTTGGTCTCGTGGGTCTTCTGGCGGATGTCGTGGCGGGCCCACAGCCGGCGGAAGGTCTCGCTCTTGATCGACAGTTCCCCGACGACCTCGATGAGCCGGGGGTCGTCGTAGTCGGTGCCGACCGCCGCGCGGAGTCCGCCGACGGTGTTGAGCGCCACGCGGTCCCAGTCCGGGTAGAAGTCACGCGCGTCCGGGTCGAGGAACACCAGCCGGACCAGGTCACCGCTGTAGGTGTGGCCGTCGAACAGGGCCTCGCCCAGGGCGTTGGAGGCCAGTACGGTCAAGCAGCCGTCCAGGACCACGGCCGGGGTGTGCGACCACGCCGCCATCATGCGCAGGAGGCTGGGGCTTACCCGCTCCTGCCGCACGGGCGTGCGCCGTCCGCGGGGGGCCGGGCGGGCGAGCCGGTGCAGGTGCGCGACCGCCTCCTCCTCCAGCTCCAGCGCCTGGGCCAGCGCGTCGACCACCTGCGCCGACGGGGTGCGCTCGCGGCCCTGCTCCAGCCGTACGTAGTAGTCGGCGCTCACGCCGGCGAGCTGCGCGATCTCCTCCCGGCGCAGCCCCGCCACACGGCGCCGGGGCCCGGCCGGCATGCCGAGGTCCTCGGGCCTGAGCAGCTCGCGCCGGGCCCGCAGGAACTGCCCGAGCAGGTTTTCCCTGTCGATGTCCATGCTGCCGAGGCTAGGCCCGGAGTTGGGCCCTGCACGAGTGCGGAGGGGGGCCGCGAAACTCCTACCCTCGGTTCGCCGGGGCGGGGCGCCGCCTCTGGGGCATCTGGGGTATCCGGGGCGTCTGGGGCCTCTGAGCGAGGCGGCCTCCGGGCAGGGGGAACAGCTCAAGATCTCCGATGCCGCAAGCCCTGTGCCCCCTTCCGGCTCCGGTCTCTCGAAGGCACGATGCGCAGTGTCAGGACTGGTGGGTAAGGCCAGTTGTCAGGAATCGGTGTCAGGGACATGGCTTTCGTTGAGTGGGCGCCACCGTAAGGGAACGGCTCTTCGAAGGGACCGCTGATGGGACGACGATTCAGACCGCTCCTGATGGTCTGTGCCGCACTCCTCGCCGCTACCGCCCTGCCTGCCGCGCAGGCCGGGGCCGACGCCGGGACGAGCACGGACAGGAGCACCGGCACGGGTACCGGAACGGGTAAGGACATGGGCACGGACAGCGCGCACAGCCCCAGACCGCTCGATCAGGTGGTGCCCGCGCCTGCCTCCGTACGGCCGAAGGGCAAGCCGTACACGATCACGCCGAGGACCATGATCCGGGTGACCGGCGGCTCGGGACACGAGCAGGGGCAGAGCCGGGGACAAGGACAGAGGCAAGGGCAAGGGCATGGCGGTGGTGGGCCGGGGGCGTCGAAGGAGGCGCTCAGGACCGCCGAGCAGCTCGCGGAGCTGCTGCGGCCCTCGACCGGATACCGGCTGCCCGTCACCACCCGTCCCGGCCGGGACGGCATCCAGCTGAGGCTGGTCGGCGACCGCGAGCTCGGCTCCGAGGGGTACCGCCTGGCGGTCGACGAGCGCGCGGCCGTCATCAGCGCCGAGGAGAGCGCCGGGCTCTTCCACGGGGTGCAGACACTGCGGCAGTTGCTGCCGGCCACCGTCGAGGCGCGCGACGAGCAGCCGGGCCCCTGGCGCATCGCGGGCGGCACCATCGCGGACAAGCCGCGCTACGCCTACCGGGGCGCGATGCTCGATGTCTCACGGCACTTCTTCACCGTCGACAAGGTCAAGCGCTACATCGACCAGCTCGCCCTCTACAAGATCAACAAGCTGCATCTGCACCTGTCCGATGACCAGGGCTGGCGCATCGCCATCGACTCCTGGCCCCGTCTCGCCCAGTACGGCGGCAGCACCCAGGTCGGCGGCGGCCCCGGCGGCCACTACACCAAGGCCGACTACCGCGAGATCATCCGCTACGCCTCCGCGCGGCAGCTGACCGTGGTGCCCGAGATCGACATGCCGGGTCACACCAACGCGGCGCTGGCCTCCTACGCCGAGCTGAACTGCGACGGCAAAGCACCTCCCCTCTACACCGGTACCGAGGTCGGCTTCAGCTCGCTGTGCGTCCCGCTGGAGCGCACGTACGACTTCGTGGACGACGTGATCAGGGAGCTGGCTGCCATGACGCCCGGCCCCTACCTGCACATCGGCGGGGACGAGGCGCACTCCACCAGCCATGAGGACTACGTGGCCTTCATGGACCGCGTCCAGCCCGTCGTCGCCAAGTACGGCAAGAAGGCGATCGGCTGGCACCAGATCACCGGCGCCACCCCGGCCAAGGGCACTGTCGCGCAGTACTGGGGCTACGACCGGACCAGCGCGGCGGAGCGCGCGCAGGTGGCGGAGGCCGCGAAGAAGGGCACCCAGCTGGTGCTCTCGCCCGCCGACCGCTCGTACCTCGACATGAAGTACGACAAGGACACGCCGCTGGGCCTGTCCTGGGCGGGCTTCGTGGAGGTCCAGCGCTCCTACGACTGGAACCCCGGGGCCTATCTGGAAGGAGCGCCCGCCGACTCGGTGCTCGGCGTCGAGGCGCCGCTGTGGTCGGAGACCCTGTCGACCAGCAAGCAGGTCGAGTACATGGCCTTCCCGCGCCTGCCGGGTGTGGCCGAGCTGGGCTGGTCGCCGGCCTCGACCCACGACTGGGACCGCTACAAGCACCGCCTCGCACAACAGGCGCCCCGCTGGGATCAGTTGGGCATGGACTACTACCGCTCGCCGCAGGTGCCGTGGCCCGGACGGTGAGCTCCTCGTAGGTGCCTCGGCCGGGGTGGTGAGCCGGTGAGTTCCTCACAAGCGGTCGTCCGGGACGGTCTTAGAAGCGGTCCAGGATGGCCTTCTTGGCCATGCGGAACTCGTCGTCGGTGAGCACCCCGGCCGTGTGCAGCTCACCCAGCTCGCGCAACCGCCGCAGCAGGCCGTCGTGATCGGCCTCGTCAGCGGGTGAAGCGCCCTTGGTGAGGGCGGGCGGCACGGCGTCCTGCGGCGGGCCGGGCAGTCCGGCGCCGGAGGCGGCGCCCTGGTCCTGGGACAAGGGGTGCGGCAGGCGCGCGACGATCGCGGCGGCGAGCAGCACCGAGCCGCCCGTCTCGCGGGTCTGCCGCACTCCCCACAGCATCAGGCAGTTGGGGTCGTGCTGCGGCTTGAGCGTGGGGTGGGTGCCCTTCGGGTGGAAGCGCAGGCTGCCGCTCTCCCAGCCGAGGGCCGGGGTCCAGTCCACCCCGTCCAGCTCGCGGAGCGCGAGGCGGCGCGGGCCTCCGGAGGTTTTGCTCTGCTCCGCCATCCAGTTCCACTCGATCTGGATGCGCTCACCGTCGAAGGACGCCGTACCGTCCGTGCCCGATGCGGTCAGCGGGACCGGCGGGCCGGGCAGCAGATAGTGGTCGCACGGGGTGTCGGGCACCTCTTCCAGCAGCAGCGCGTTGCGCACCTCCTCGACGAAGTACTGGGCCACGCCCGTACGGTCCTTCTCCACCGCCAGCTGGTACGGATCCGAGGCGTCCGGCAGCCGTCCGCTGGTCACCTGGGAGAGAGGGTCCGCGCCGTCCCGCAGCCGTAGGCGAAGCCTGCCGCCCCTGCGTCCGCCGGGCTCGTACGCGATACCGGCCACGGCGCGCAGCGGCACGGCGACCTCTCCCAGGGTCTTGCGCAGTTGGTGCACCTGCCGGTCGGTGCCGGGCACGATCCTGACGGTCTCCCCGTCGAAGGTCCAGGTCCCGGCACGTTGGAGGATTTCCGCCATAGGCTGATTATTTCGGCTGCGGAGGCGAGGGTCATCCCCCCGAGGGACTCGGAGGCCGGGAGGGCTACGGAGGAGCGGAGGGACGGGGAACTGCGGAGGCGGAGGGGCATGGAGGGACGGGGAGCTGCGGAGGCGGAGGCCACGGGGGGCCGGGGGGCTGCGGAGGCGGGGGTCACACTCCGACTCCCAGCTCGCGGGCGATGAGCATGCGCTGGACCTCGCTGGTGCCCTCGCCGATCTCCAGGATCTTCGCGTCCCGCCACATACGGGCGACCGGATACTCGTTCATGAAGCCGTAGCCGCCGTGGATCTGGGTGGCCTCGCGGGCGTTGGTGACGGCGATCTCGGAGGAGTAGAGCTTGGCCAGCGCCGCCTCCTTCTTGAACGGCTCGCCCGCCAGCAGCCGTGAGGCCGCGTCCCGCCAGGAGATGCGGGAGGTGTGGGCGCGCATCTCCATGTCGGCGAGCTTGAACTGGATGGCCTGGTTGGCGCCGATCGTCTTCCCGAAGGCGGTACGGGTGTTGGCGTAGCGCACCGACTCGTCGACGCAGCCTTGTGCGAGGCCTGTGGCGAGTGCGGAGATCGCGATTCTGCCCTCGTCCAGGATGCGCAGGAACTGGGCGTAGCCACGGCCCTCTTCGCCGAGCAGATTGGCCTCGGGAACGCGGACGTCGGAGAAGGACAGCTCGTGGGTGTCCGAAGCGTTCCAGCCGACCTTGGAGTATGCGGGCGCGACCGTGAAGCCCGGGGTGCCGGACGGCACGATGATCGTGGAGATGCGTGGTGAGCCGTCCTCCTTGCGGGCGGTGACGGCCGTGACCGTGACCAGGCCCGTCATGTCCGTACCCGAGTTGGTGATGAACGACTTGGTGCCGTTGATCACCCACTCGCCCGTGGACGTGTCCCGTACGGCTGTGGTGCGGGTGCCGCCCGCGTCCGAGCCGCACTCGGGCTCCGTCAGCCCGAAAGCGCCCAGCATCTCCCCCGCGCACAGCCGGGGCAGCCACTCGCGCTTCTGCTCTTCCGTGCCGAACAGATACAGCGGCATGGCCCCCAGCGAGACGCCGGCCTCCAGCGTGATGGCGACAGAGGAGTCAACCCTGGCCAGCTCCTCCAGGGCGAGGCAGAGCGCGAGGTAGTCACCGCCCATGCCGCCGTACTCCTCGGGGAACGGCAGCCCGAACAGGCCCATCGTGCCCATCTGGCGGACGATTTCGTACGGGAAGGCGTGCCGCTCGTAGAACTCGCCGATCGCGGGGGCCACGACGTCGTGGGCGAACTCCTCGACGGTCTTGCGCAGTTCCTCGTGCTCGGGCGAGAGGCGGTGGTCGAGAGCCATGCTCACTTCTCCTTCGGGGAGGCCGTGCCGCTGAGGGCGCGGACCGTGCGGGAGGGGCTGGGGCGGCCGAGGCGCTCCGCCATCCAGAGGCTGGTGCTGCTGAGAAGGTCCAGGTCGACGCCTGTTTCGATGCCCAGACCGCGCAGCATCCAGACGAGGTCTTCGGTGGCGAGATTGCCGGTGGCGCTCCTGGCGTAGGGGCAGCCGCCCAGGCCCCCGGCCGAGGCGTCCACCGTCGTGACGCCGTGCTGGAGCGCCGCGAGGGTGTTGGAGAGGGCTTGGCCGTAGGTGTCGTGGAAGTGCACGGCGAGACGGGGGGTGCCCGGTGGGAGACGGGGAGTGCCCGAGGGGACGCTCGGGGCCGCACTCGGCGTGGCTCCTGGCGCGGTCGCCGGGGCGGCTCCTGGGGTGGCTCCCTGGGCGGGGCCCGCTCCGGAGCCGAGGCCCGTTCCCGAGGCGGGCAGTCCTGCCTCGTGCAGGGCGGAGAGGAGGGCGCTCACATGGCCGGGGGTGGCCACGCCGATGGTGTCGCCCAGGCTCAGCTCGTCACAGCCCATCTCCGCCAGCGCCTTGCACACCCGCACCACCTGGGCGACGGGCACCGGGCCCTCCCACGGGTCGCCGAAGCACATGGACAGATAGCCGCGCACCGTGAGCCGCTCCTTCTTGGCGCGGGCCACCACGGGCTCGAACATCTCCAGCGCGCCGTCCACCGTGCGGTTGAGATTGGCCCGGGCGAAGGACTCGGTGGCGCTGGCGAACACCGCGACCTGCCGTGCCCCCAGCGCCAACGCCCTCTCCAGCCCCCGGTCGTTGGGCACCAGCACGGGAAGCGACACTCTGGCGGGGCCGTCCAACTGGTCGGAGCTGTCGGAGCTGTCGGAGCCGGCGGGGGTGGCGGGCCCGCTGGGGTGATCCGCGTCGCGCAGGCCGCTCACCAGGGGATACAGCTCCTCGGCGTCGGCGAGCTGGGGCACCCATTTGGGGTGCACAAAACTGGTCGCCTCAACGGTGCGCAGCCCGGCCGCCACCAGTCGCCGGATGAATTCCGCCTTCACCTCGACCGGGACGACCGTCTTCTCGTTCTGCAACCCGTCCCGTGGCCCCACCTCGTGGATACGGACCCGTGCCGGCAACCCCTCCACGGGGAACGCCATGGGCAGCCCCGATCCGTCTCCGGGCCCCGACCCCGCTCCGCTCCCGGCTCCCGTCATCACGACGCCTCCTTCTCGGCGGGCTCGTACGGTTCCACGACGGCGAGCACCTGATCCATGGCGACGGTGCTGCCCGCTGTCACCTCCAGCTCGGCCACCGTCCCGGCGTGCGGTGCCGTGATGACGTGCTCCATCTTCATCGCCTCCACGACCAGCAGGCTCTGGCCCGCCGCCACCTCGTCGCCCACCGCCGCCTTGACGAGGGTGACCGTGCCGGGCATGGGCGCGGTCAGCGCGTCGGCGCCCTGGGCGACGCCCGCGCCCCGGAGCGCCGCCTCCACCGGGTCGTGGCCCCGGATCTGCCAGGTCTCGCCGTCCCTGCCGAGCCAGACGGCGGGGGAGCGGTCGTCCGCTATGCCGAGTGCGTGGCTGAAGGTGTGGCTGACGCCGTCCCACTCCAGGCGCAGCCGCGACTCCGCCGGAATCAGCCGTGCGCGGACAGGAGGCGCGTCCTCCACGCTGACCTCGACGCCGCGCGGGCCCCCCTGGACCTCACGGCTTTCGGGGGCCTCGCGGCCGGACCCGTCGCCGGGCCCGGCGACCGGGCCCGCCGGACGGACCCGGACCCGCACCGGTTCCTGGCCCGTCACCCGCAGATGGTGCACCGTCCAGGCAGGCTCGCCGCCCAGCCGCCAGCCGGAGGGAGCCGCGAACGGGCTGATCCATCCGGCCACTTCGCGGCCGACTCCGTCTCCGCCGCCAGGAGTCCGGGCCGCCTGCGGCGGGGCCCCGCCCGGGGCGGCCACCACCCCCGAGGCCGCTTCCGGCGCCAGCGCCGCCTGCCGCAACAGGGCCGCCGCGCCGTAGACCTCCTCGGGCACGCCCTGCGGCAACAGCCCGGCCGCCGCGCTGTCCACCAGCCCCGTGTCCAGATCGCCGGAGACGACCTGGGGGTGGGCGAGCAGGCCCCGCAGGAAGGCGGTGTTGGTGTCGACGCCCAGCACCGTCGTCCGGGCGAGGGCCGCGCGCAGCCCCCGCAGCGCGGAGGGACGGTCCGGACCCCAGACGATGACTTTGGCCAGCATCGGGTCGTAGAGGGTGCCCACCTGGGTGCCCTCCGTCAGACCGGAGTCGGTGCGCACTCCGTCACCCTCCGGCTCTTCCAGCAGCAGCACCCGGCCGGCCGAGGGCAGGAAGTCGACCTGGCCGTCGTGCCCGCCGGTGGCGAGCCGGGCGGTCTCCGCGCAGATACGGGCCTCCAGCGCGTGGCCCTTCAACGCGATGTCCCCCTGCCCGAAGGACAGCGGCTCCCCGGCCGCGGCCCTCAGCTGCCACTCGACCAGGTCCAGGCCCGTGGTCAGCTCCGTGACCGGGTGCTCGACCTGGAGGCGGGTGTTCATCTCCATGAAGTAGTACGCGCCCGAGCCGTCGCCCGGCACGATGAACTCCACCGTGCCCGCGCCGCGGTAGCCGCACGAGCGCGCCGCCTCGACCGCGGCCTCGCCCATCGCCTGACGGGTCGCCTCGTCCAGCAGCGGGCTGGGGGCCTCCTCGATGATCTTCTGGTGACGCCGCTGGAGAGAGCACTCGCGCTCCCCGAGGTGCAGCACCCCGCCGTGCCCGTCGGCCAGCACCTGGATCTCGATGTGGCGGGGCCGGTCGATCCAGCGCTCCACCAGCAGTCCTTCGTCCCCGAAGGCGCCCCGGGCCTCGCGGCGGGCGGCGGCGATCTCGTCGGGCAGCGCCGTCTCCTCCCGCACCAGGCGCATGCCCTTTCCGCCGCCGCCGGCCGAGGGCTTCAGCAGTACGGGCAGGCCCGTCTGCCGTGCGGCGGCGGCCAGCTCGGCATCGGTCAGGCCGCTGCCCGAGGAGCCGGGGACCACGGGGACGCCCGCGGCGCGCACCGTCTCCTTGGCGCGGATCTTGTCGCCCATCAGCTCGATGGCCTCGGCGGGCGGGCCGACGAAGGTGAGCCCCGCCTCGGCACAGCGCCGGGCGAAGGCGGCGTTCTCCGCGAGGAAGCCGTACCCCGGGTGGACCGCCTGGGCGCCGGTGCGGCGGGCGGCCTCCAGCAGCCGGTCCGCGTTCAGATAGCTCTCGGCGGCCGGGGCCGGACCGATGCGCACGGAGGTGTCGGCCTCCCGCACATGGCGGGCGTCGGCGTCCGCGTCGCTGTGCACCGCGACCGAGCGGATGCCCAGCTTCCGCAGGGTGCGGATCACCCGCACCGCGATCTCCCCCCGGTTGGCCACCAGCACCGAGTCGAACATCGGCCCTCTCCTCGCCCTCGTCATCCCGCTCGCCTCCAGCCAGACTGCCCCGGTCGCCCCGACTGCCCCGGCCATCTCGTACGCCCCGCCTGTCTCGTACGCTCCGGAGCCGCTCACATCCGGAAGACGCCGAACCGGGGCGCCTCCGGATCGCGGTGCGGCAGCGGCGCGTTGGCGCACGCGGTGAGCGCGAGCCCCAGCACCTGCCGGGTATCCAGGGGGTCGATCACGCCGTCGTCCCACAGCCGGGCCGTGGCGTAGTAGGCGTTGCCCTGGGATTCGTACTGCGCGCGGACCGGGGCGCGGAACGCCTCCTCGTCCTCGGCGCTCCACTCCTCGCCGCGCGCCTCCATCTGGTCGCGCCGGACGGTGGAGAGCACGGAGGCGGCCTGCTCGCCGCCCATCACCGAGATCTTCGCGTTCGGCCACATCCACAGGAAGCGGGGGCTGTAGGCCCGGCCGCACATCGAGTAGTTCCCCGCGCCGTA
This sequence is a window from Streptomyces sp. NBC_01775. Protein-coding genes within it:
- a CDS encoding acyl-CoA dehydrogenase family protein, producing MALDHRLSPEHEELRKTVEEFAHDVVAPAIGEFYERHAFPYEIVRQMGTMGLFGLPFPEEYGGMGGDYLALCLALEELARVDSSVAITLEAGVSLGAMPLYLFGTEEQKREWLPRLCAGEMLGAFGLTEPECGSDAGGTRTTAVRDTSTGEWVINGTKSFITNSGTDMTGLVTVTAVTARKEDGSPRISTIIVPSGTPGFTVAPAYSKVGWNASDTHELSFSDVRVPEANLLGEEGRGYAQFLRILDEGRIAISALATGLAQGCVDESVRYANTRTAFGKTIGANQAIQFKLADMEMRAHTSRISWRDAASRLLAGEPFKKEAALAKLYSSEIAVTNAREATQIHGGYGFMNEYPVARMWRDAKILEIGEGTSEVQRMLIARELGVGV
- a CDS encoding DUF4429 domain-containing protein: MAEILQRAGTWTFDGETVRIVPGTDRQVHQLRKTLGEVAVPLRAVAGIAYEPGGRRGGRLRLRLRDGADPLSQVTSGRLPDASDPYQLAVEKDRTGVAQYFVEEVRNALLLEEVPDTPCDHYLLPGPPVPLTASGTDGTASFDGERIQIEWNWMAEQSKTSGGPRRLALRELDGVDWTPALGWESGSLRFHPKGTHPTLKPQHDPNCLMLWGVRQTRETGGSVLLAAAIVARLPHPLSQDQGAASGAGLPGPPQDAVPPALTKGASPADEADHDGLLRRLRELGELHTAGVLTDDEFRMAKKAILDRF
- a CDS encoding hydroxymethylglutaryl-CoA lyase is translated as MTGAGSGAGSGPGDGSGLPMAFPVEGLPARVRIHEVGPRDGLQNEKTVVPVEVKAEFIRRLVAAGLRTVEATSFVHPKWVPQLADAEELYPLVSGLRDADHPSGPATPAGSDSSDSSDQLDGPARVSLPVLVPNDRGLERALALGARQVAVFASATESFARANLNRTVDGALEMFEPVVARAKKERLTVRGYLSMCFGDPWEGPVPVAQVVRVCKALAEMGCDELSLGDTIGVATPGHVSALLSALHEAGLPASGTGLGSGAGPAQGATPGAAPATAPGATPSAAPSVPSGTPRLPPGTPRLAVHFHDTYGQALSNTLAALQHGVTTVDASAGGLGGCPYARSATGNLATEDLVWMLRGLGIETGVDLDLLSSTSLWMAERLGRPSPSRTVRALSGTASPKEK
- a CDS encoding ATP-binding protein; the encoded protein is MFDSVLVANRGEIAVRVIRTLRKLGIRSVAVHSDADADARHVREADTSVRIGPAPAAESYLNADRLLEAARRTGAQAVHPGYGFLAENAAFARRCAEAGLTFVGPPAEAIELMGDKIRAKETVRAAGVPVVPGSSGSGLTDAELAAAARQTGLPVLLKPSAGGGGKGMRLVREETALPDEIAAARREARGAFGDEGLLVERWIDRPRHIEIQVLADGHGGVLHLGERECSLQRRHQKIIEEAPSPLLDEATRQAMGEAAVEAARSCGYRGAGTVEFIVPGDGSGAYYFMEMNTRLQVEHPVTELTTGLDLVEWQLRAAAGEPLSFGQGDIALKGHALEARICAETARLATGGHDGQVDFLPSAGRVLLLEEPEGDGVRTDSGLTEGTQVGTLYDPMLAKVIVWGPDRPSALRGLRAALARTTVLGVDTNTAFLRGLLAHPQVVSGDLDTGLVDSAAAGLLPQGVPEEVYGAAALLRQAALAPEAASGVVAAPGGAPPQAARTPGGGDGVGREVAGWISPFAAPSGWRLGGEPAWTVHHLRVTGQEPVRVRVRPAGPVAGPGDGSGREAPESREVQGGPRGVEVSVEDAPPVRARLIPAESRLRLEWDGVSHTFSHALGIADDRSPAVWLGRDGETWQIRGHDPVEAALRGAGVAQGADALTAPMPGTVTLVKAAVGDEVAAGQSLLVVEAMKMEHVITAPHAGTVAELEVTAGSTVAMDQVLAVVEPYEPAEKEAS